In a genomic window of Streptomyces sp. NBC_01231:
- a CDS encoding cellulosome protein, protein MSDRIVIVPDRLTVDLGAETGPFHGGASGTLYGLYGDGVPSREVVEGMYVRTVTTKAQDGIQHPGADALEILPSFVAAGGQDVYVYLPDHYRGFPYEWPGATGEERLAGFLEVVRRQVEHVLTLGAYRSHVVYVPFNEPEGNMFGEGEWSYDRTSWRTDPRHYFAAWQQAYHLIKTLDPRARIAGPNTCVLYPEVRDFLEFAKAQDVLPDVITWHELSSPAEVRTNVAKYREMERELGIGPLPVNLNEYAHNYHVSVPGQMVQWISAIEESKVDADLAYWNIAGNLNDSAVEAGKGNGQWWLFNAYGQLTGNTVRVTAPHPNVQYTLQGLAALDRDKRQARVLFGGAAGAADIVFEGVDPGLFGTAVHLRLQEIPWTGQVGVCAQPSLLRDEELPVVDGRVTLPVSELDAMSAYQVILAPGGYGAPIALPQEGRRRTYEAEDATYTGGGYSRNGPEGSPDDVDRFATSGGYHVGGLRTGSDGVLAFDIEVPREGTYELRVFANSYNQAELVREHGPTNVFLRVDGENPRELLLPLGYKWAVWGHTDTRVELTAGSHRVTLAARDPELGATKGDAVVDRLDLVRCDDDTTALYEAEYAALGGGTAVSYAHRGASGPGAAVLPRGGTVTFWVHADDDGEASVTVDVLGPGQGLLSVNGEDVGRVERGAVPLFLTGGVNKLTVTGSSERMVVDRLRVGPSRGLLPSAVYPAEEGLLTGTAKVTGHSYATGSKAVDGVGGGPGNALTLTVSAERAGRHALTLRYANGEQAPATHYNPDPVCRHADVRVNGADPHRVLFPTTFHFNNFWNLSVPVTLEPGANTITLTADELPDFDGATRNPHGQRSAHAPVIDRVTVTRLF, encoded by the coding sequence ATCTCTGATCGGATCGTCATCGTTCCCGACCGGCTCACCGTCGACCTCGGAGCCGAGACGGGCCCCTTCCACGGGGGCGCAAGCGGCACGCTCTACGGCCTGTACGGCGACGGAGTGCCCAGTCGCGAGGTCGTCGAGGGCATGTACGTCCGCACGGTCACGACCAAGGCCCAGGACGGCATCCAGCATCCGGGTGCCGACGCGCTGGAGATCCTCCCGTCCTTCGTCGCGGCGGGCGGCCAGGACGTGTACGTCTACCTGCCCGACCACTACCGGGGCTTCCCCTACGAGTGGCCCGGCGCCACCGGCGAGGAGCGGCTGGCCGGATTCCTGGAGGTCGTGCGCCGCCAGGTCGAACACGTCCTGACCCTGGGCGCGTACCGGTCCCATGTCGTGTACGTGCCGTTCAACGAGCCCGAGGGCAACATGTTCGGCGAGGGGGAGTGGAGCTACGACCGGACCTCCTGGCGCACCGACCCGCGGCACTACTTCGCGGCCTGGCAGCAGGCGTACCACCTCATCAAGACCCTCGACCCCCGGGCGCGGATCGCCGGACCCAACACCTGCGTCCTGTACCCCGAGGTCAGGGACTTCCTGGAGTTCGCCAAGGCCCAGGACGTGCTGCCCGACGTGATCACCTGGCACGAGCTGTCCTCGCCGGCCGAGGTCCGCACGAACGTGGCCAAGTACCGCGAGATGGAAAGGGAGTTGGGCATCGGCCCGCTGCCGGTCAACCTCAACGAGTACGCGCACAACTACCACGTCTCCGTCCCCGGCCAGATGGTGCAGTGGATCTCCGCGATCGAGGAGTCGAAGGTCGACGCCGACCTGGCGTACTGGAACATCGCGGGCAACCTCAACGACTCGGCCGTCGAGGCGGGCAAGGGCAACGGCCAGTGGTGGCTGTTCAACGCCTACGGGCAGCTGACCGGCAACACGGTCCGGGTCACCGCCCCGCATCCCAACGTGCAGTACACGCTGCAGGGCCTGGCCGCCCTGGACCGGGACAAACGGCAGGCCCGGGTGCTGTTCGGGGGCGCGGCCGGCGCGGCCGACATCGTCTTCGAGGGCGTCGACCCCGGCCTCTTCGGGACGGCCGTGCACCTGCGGCTCCAGGAGATACCGTGGACGGGCCAAGTGGGCGTCTGCGCCCAGCCGTCACTGCTGCGGGACGAGGAACTGCCCGTCGTGGACGGCCGGGTGACCCTGCCGGTGTCCGAACTCGACGCGATGTCCGCCTACCAGGTCATCCTGGCGCCCGGCGGCTACGGAGCCCCGATCGCGCTGCCCCAGGAGGGCCGACGGCGGACGTACGAGGCCGAGGACGCCACGTACACGGGCGGCGGCTACTCCCGGAACGGGCCCGAAGGGTCCCCGGACGACGTCGACCGGTTCGCCACCTCCGGCGGATATCACGTGGGCGGCCTGCGCACGGGATCCGACGGCGTGCTCGCCTTCGACATCGAGGTCCCGCGCGAGGGCACCTACGAACTCCGGGTGTTCGCCAACTCCTACAACCAGGCCGAGCTGGTGCGCGAGCACGGGCCCACCAACGTCTTCCTTCGCGTGGACGGCGAGAACCCGCGCGAGCTGCTGCTGCCGCTCGGCTACAAGTGGGCGGTGTGGGGGCACACCGACACCCGCGTCGAGCTGACCGCGGGCAGCCACCGCGTCACCCTCGCGGCGCGGGACCCCGAACTCGGCGCCACCAAGGGGGACGCCGTCGTCGACAGGCTGGACCTCGTACGGTGCGACGACGACACCACCGCGCTGTACGAGGCCGAGTACGCCGCACTCGGCGGCGGGACGGCCGTCAGCTACGCGCACCGCGGAGCCTCGGGGCCGGGAGCCGCCGTGCTCCCCAGGGGCGGCACCGTCACCTTCTGGGTGCACGCGGACGACGACGGCGAGGCGAGCGTCACCGTCGACGTGCTCGGCCCCGGTCAGGGCCTGCTGAGCGTCAACGGCGAGGACGTCGGACGCGTCGAGCGGGGAGCCGTGCCGCTCTTCCTCACCGGGGGCGTCAACAAGCTCACGGTCACCGGGAGTTCGGAGCGCATGGTCGTGGACCGGCTGCGCGTCGGCCCGTCGCGCGGACTGCTGCCCAGCGCCGTGTACCCGGCCGAGGAGGGCCTCCTGACCGGCACGGCGAAGGTGACCGGTCACTCGTACGCCACCGGCAGCAAGGCGGTCGACGGGGTCGGCGGCGGCCCCGGCAACGCCCTCACGCTCACCGTGTCGGCCGAGCGGGCCGGACGCCACGCACTGACCCTCCGCTACGCCAACGGCGAGCAGGCGCCCGCCACCCACTACAACCCGGACCCGGTCTGCCGCCACGCGGACGTCCGTGTCAACGGGGCCGACCCGCACCGGGTCCTGTTCCCCACCACCTTCCACTTCAACAACTTCTGGAACCTCTCGGTCCCCGTCACCCTGGAGCCGGGCGCCAACACGATCACCCTCACCGCCGACGAACTCCCGGACTTCGACGGCGCGACACGCAACCCGCACGGCCAGCGCTCCGCCCACGCCCCCGTCATCGACCGGGTGACGGTGACGCGATTGTTCTGA
- a CDS encoding VOC family protein, with product MKLDKPVTGGPCWTELGTNDLEAAKRFYTELFGWRPETDSRQEAGGYTIAHLGDAAVAALAPLYQESQPVAWNVSFAVRDADATAREITEAGGTVLVGPMDVFDVGRFAVSVDPTGAAFQLWQARSFPGAGLFNAPGSLGWVELLTRAPEQARAFYPSVFGWSVNASEHYTQWGLDGADFGGMVTMDDKFPPEVPPHWLPYFAVADVDTASSTTTSAGGTALMEPTSLQGGRRIAVLRDPQGAMFGVYRSPDED from the coding sequence ATGAAGCTCGACAAGCCGGTGACCGGCGGTCCCTGCTGGACCGAACTGGGGACCAACGACTTGGAGGCGGCGAAGCGCTTCTACACGGAGCTGTTCGGCTGGCGCCCCGAGACCGACTCACGCCAGGAGGCGGGCGGCTACACGATCGCGCACCTCGGCGACGCCGCGGTCGCCGCGCTGGCCCCGCTGTACCAGGAGTCGCAGCCCGTCGCGTGGAACGTGTCATTCGCCGTGCGGGACGCCGACGCCACCGCCCGGGAGATCACGGAGGCGGGCGGCACCGTTCTGGTCGGCCCGATGGACGTGTTCGACGTGGGCCGTTTCGCGGTGTCCGTCGATCCGACCGGAGCGGCCTTCCAGCTGTGGCAGGCCCGTTCCTTCCCGGGCGCCGGGCTGTTCAACGCGCCCGGTTCACTGGGCTGGGTGGAGCTGCTGACCCGGGCCCCCGAGCAGGCCCGGGCCTTCTACCCGTCGGTCTTCGGCTGGAGCGTCAACGCCTCGGAGCACTACACGCAGTGGGGCCTCGACGGCGCGGACTTCGGCGGCATGGTGACGATGGACGACAAGTTCCCGCCCGAGGTGCCACCGCACTGGCTGCCGTACTTCGCGGTCGCCGACGTGGACACCGCCTCGAGTACCACGACCTCGGCGGGCGGCACCGCCCTCATGGAACCCACCTCCCTCCAGGGGGGCCGTCGCATCGCGGTGCTGCGGGACCCGCAGGGCGCCATGTTCGGGGTGTACCGCTCGCCGGACGAGGACTGA
- a CDS encoding VOC family protein, giving the protein MVHVLSGRTLLRPTEPERSRVFYGEQLGLAVYREFGEGPERGTVYFLGGGFLEVSGRSEVPPSPAVRLWLQVADVAAAHEELRGKGVEIVRPPVTEPWGLVEMWIADPDGTRIVLVEVPADHPLRYRPGIRVAGSQPDGRDTDRGIAC; this is encoded by the coding sequence ATGGTGCACGTACTGAGCGGCCGGACGTTGCTGCGGCCCACTGAACCGGAACGGTCCCGTGTCTTCTACGGCGAGCAGTTGGGGCTCGCCGTCTACCGCGAGTTCGGGGAAGGGCCGGAGCGCGGCACCGTCTACTTCCTCGGCGGCGGGTTCCTGGAGGTGTCCGGGCGGTCGGAGGTGCCGCCGTCGCCGGCGGTGCGGTTGTGGCTCCAGGTCGCGGACGTGGCCGCGGCTCACGAGGAGCTGCGGGGCAAGGGCGTCGAGATCGTGCGGCCCCCGGTGACGGAGCCGTGGGGACTGGTCGAGATGTGGATCGCGGATCCGGACGGGACGCGGATCGTGCTGGTGGAGGTGCCGGCGGACCATCCGCTGCGGTACCGGCCCGGTATCCGAGTCGCCGGTTCACAGCCGGATGGCCGGGACACGGACCGGGGCATAGCGTGCTGA
- a CDS encoding GNAT family N-acetyltransferase: METAATRLSFRDATDADVDVLVALIESAYRGDSSRTGWTTEADILEGQRTDPQGVLDVIKAADSRLLTVEREGRIVACCQLEHRGDHAYFGMFAVSPAVQGGGLGKVIITEAERQARETWGATEMHMTVISVREDLVAWYERRGYRRTGRMTPFPYGDERFGIPQRDDLEFELLVKELA; the protein is encoded by the coding sequence ATGGAGACCGCCGCCACCCGACTGAGCTTTCGTGACGCCACCGACGCCGACGTGGACGTCCTGGTCGCGCTGATCGAGTCGGCGTATCGCGGGGACTCCAGCCGTACCGGCTGGACCACCGAGGCGGACATCCTCGAAGGGCAGCGGACCGACCCGCAGGGCGTGCTGGACGTCATCAAGGCGGCCGACAGCCGGCTGCTCACAGTCGAGCGCGAGGGCCGGATCGTCGCCTGCTGCCAGCTCGAACACCGCGGCGACCACGCCTACTTCGGGATGTTCGCGGTCAGCCCGGCCGTGCAGGGCGGCGGCCTCGGCAAGGTGATCATCACGGAGGCGGAGCGACAGGCCCGCGAGACCTGGGGCGCCACCGAGATGCACATGACCGTGATCTCCGTACGCGAAGACCTCGTCGCCTGGTACGAGCGCCGCGGCTACCGCCGTACGGGAAGGATGACCCCCTTCCCGTACGGCGACGAGCGTTTCGGCATTCCGCAGCGCGACGACCTGGAGTTCGAGCTGCTGGTCAAGGAGCTCGCGTGA
- a CDS encoding glycerophosphodiester phosphodiesterase family protein encodes MNFLTIGHRGVMGVEPENTLRSFVAAEQAGLDVIELDLHLSKDDALVVMHDADVDRTTDGTGPIAERTLDELRALDAGLGERIPVFEEVLDAVRLPLQAEIKDLAAARALAEVLDRRNLTARVEVSSFHDEAIAEITRLLPGVRTALIGSRYGTDIVERAVEAGAATVCLNIRRLTLETVEAARKADLRIIGWVVNTQEQLRLVRALELDGATTDYPEIRRTGRFTA; translated from the coding sequence TTGAACTTCCTCACCATCGGGCACCGGGGAGTCATGGGTGTCGAGCCCGAGAACACCCTGCGATCCTTCGTCGCCGCCGAACAGGCGGGCCTCGACGTCATCGAACTCGATCTGCATCTGAGCAAGGACGACGCGCTCGTCGTGATGCACGACGCCGACGTGGACCGTACGACCGACGGGACCGGCCCGATCGCCGAGCGGACGCTCGACGAGCTGCGCGCGCTGGACGCCGGGCTCGGCGAGCGGATCCCGGTGTTCGAGGAGGTGCTGGACGCCGTACGGCTGCCGCTGCAGGCCGAGATCAAGGACCTGGCGGCGGCCCGCGCGCTCGCCGAGGTCCTGGACCGGCGGAACCTGACCGCCCGCGTGGAGGTGTCCTCGTTCCACGACGAGGCGATCGCCGAGATCACCCGGCTGCTGCCCGGGGTACGCACCGCGCTGATCGGCAGCCGCTACGGCACCGACATCGTGGAGCGCGCTGTCGAGGCCGGTGCCGCGACCGTCTGCCTCAACATCCGCCGCCTCACCCTCGAAACCGTGGAGGCCGCGCGCAAGGCGGACCTGAGGATCATCGGCTGGGTGGTGAACACACAGGAACAGCTGCGGCTGGTGCGGGCCCTGGAGCTGGACGGCGCGACCACCGACTATCCGGAGATCAGGCGCACCGGCCGCTTCACGGCGTGA